AATCCGACAGGTTTAACAACAATATCTTCCCCAAATTCATCGATAAAATCACTGATATCTTCATAGTTATCAAAACACCGGTAGGTTAAAGATCCTGGTATTTTATAGTTTTCAAAAAGGTTTCTCATGAAAACTTTGTCTGTTTCAATTTTAGCCGCTTCCATGGTCGGTCCAACACAGCCTATACCTTCTGCCTGTAGAGCATCGACAATACCCTTTTCAAGTGGGGCTTCTGGCCCAATTACAGCTATATCAATCTTATTTTTCACTGCAAACTTCTTTACAGCTTCAATGTCATTTTCACTCCCTATCTGATATTCAGATATTCGCGCTATCCCAGGATTTTTATTGCTCATAACTGAGTATAATTCTGCATTTCCTTCTACTGCTTTACAAATAGCGTGTTCCCTCGCCCCTGTACCTACTACAAGAATCTTCATATAAATCCTCCTTTAAATAAAATCTATGAATCTGAAATTTTAAATTAAGTACCTATTTTTGATATAAAACTAAAGACTAAAAATTTCCTGATTTTTTATTATCTCTATAAATTCTCCTTTTATAAATCTATAGACATGACCCCCTATAAAAATGGTTTATTATTTAATAGATAAACCTATAGATAAAACTATTAAAAATATTAAAATTGCTGCTCGTTATATGTTTATCAGATAACAGCAAATATAATCTAAAAAAAATACAAGTGACACAACATATAATGCATATAATTGAAAAAAATGGCTATAAATAACAGCTTGAACTAATTAATGCAGAGAGGTCATTAGAGGAGCTTAATAATGGTAAATATACTGATAGTTGAAGATGAAAGCATCGTGGCACTGGATATACAGGACAAAGTAGAACGTCTTGGTTATGGTGTGCTGGCGGTGGTATCTTCTGGAGAAAAAGCTATCGAAGAAGTTAAAAAATCCCAGCCAGACTTAGTGTTGATGGATATTGTACTTAAGGGAGAAATTGACGGAATAGAGACCGCCGAGCGAATACGTGAACATTTTAATATTCCAATAATATATCTTACAGCACATTCTGACAATCAGACACTTAACAGAGCAAAAATAACAGGGCCTTTTGGCTATCTAGTAAAACCTTTCGTTGATAGTGAACTGCGCAGCGCTATAGAAGAAGTTCTTAGTAAGCAAGGTCATTAAATACATTAGGTTCGGCAAATATCTGATTTACTTGTATTTTCCAAGCTTTGAGGAAATTTTAAAATATTCAAAGCTTATAAATTAGGTATTTACCCAGAGTAATAGAAAATAATTTTAGAGCATATACTCCTGATTATTTTTGGATCTAAATCTGGTTTAAAAATGAGAATATCCCATTTAATAAATTTAATTTTAAATATTAAACATAGTTGGATCACAATTAATTCCAGCTATCCAAAAGAGATTATATGAACATTAATATATCTCAGAATAAATAAATATGAAAACTAGCCAATAATATACATAAATTATTACAGGTGTTTATAATGAGAGGCGGAGAAGCACTACTTAAATCACTGGAAAATCAGGGAGTAGATGTTGTATTTGGATACCCCGGGGGACAGTTACTTCCTCTATACGATATGATCTACGATTCTGACCTAAGACACATTTTAGTAAGACACGAACAATGCGCAGCTCACGCTGCAGATGGATATGCAAGGGCATCTGGAAAAGTGGGTGTTTGTATTGCAACATCAGGTCCTGGAGCAACAAATCTCGTGACAGGGATAGCAACTGCTTATATGGACTCATCCCCAATCGTCGCTATTGCAGGACAGGTCCCAACAGGACTCATTGGTAATGACGCGTTCCAGGAAGTAGATACGCTTGGAATGACAATGCCTATTACTAAACATAATTTCCAACCTATAACTTCAAAAGAAATTCCCGAAATGGTAAAATCAGCATTTTATATAGCTGGAACTGGAAGACCAGGACCAGTAGTTCTAGATCTACCAAAAGACGTTCAGGAACAGGAATTAGATTTTGAAAATGATGTCAAAATCAATCTACCAGGATACAAACCAACAAGAAAAGGGCATCCTTTACAGATAAAAAGGGCAGCAAGCTTAATTGGAAACGCTAAAAAACCAGTTATACTTGCAGGTGGCGGAGTTATTATATCAAATTCATCAGAAGAGCTTTTAAAGCTTTCAGAATTAGTTGGAGCTCCTGTAACAACTTCACTTCTTGGTAAAGGATCCTTCCCTGAAGATCACGACCTTTCCCTTGGAATGCTTGGAATGCACGGCAGATTATCAGCCAATTTCGCTGTAGATAAATGTGATTGCCTGATTGCTGTTGGATGCAGGTTCTCAGACCGGACAACAGGAAAAATAAGTGAATTTGCTAAAAATGCAAAAATAATCCACATAGACATCGACCCTGCAGAAATAGGGAAAAATGTAGATGTTGACATTCCAATTGTTGGTGATGCAAAGATCATTTTATCAAACCTCATAAGAGCTATTTCTCAAAATAAAATGAGCAGTAAAAGCATGGAATGGGTAAATCGTGTTAAAGACTTCAAACAGACATGCATACCTAAAATGTCATTTGATAATACGCCATTAAAACCACAGCAGGTTATAAAGGAGATAGCAGAAGCTGTAGATGATGATACAATCGTAACAACAGATGTTGGGCAGAACCAGATGTGGATGGCCCACTATTTCACATCCCGAAAACCTAAAACATTCTTATCCTCTGGAGGGCTTGGAACTATGGGATTTGGATTCCCTGCTGCAATAGGTGCAAAAGTTGCAATGCCTGAAAGCGACGTTGTAGCTGTTGCTGGTGACGGTGGGTTTTTAATGGTATCACAGGAACTTGCAACCGTAAAAGAATACGACATTCCAGTTGTAATCTGTGTTTTAGATAACAGATATTTAGGAATGGTTGCCCAGTGGCAAAACCTGTTCTACGAGAAGAGGTTATCACATACCCACTTAGGAGAATCTCCCGACTTTGTTAAACTTGCAGAAGCGTTTGGAGTTGCTGCAGACCGTGTAGAAAGGCCTGGTGAACTTCGTGAGGTACTTTCCAGTGCAATAAACTCTGGCGAACCAACACTCATCGATGTTACAATTGATCCAGATGAAATCCTTCCAATGGTACCTCCAGGATGCGGCCTCACAGAAATAGTTGGGGAGTACAAAACCGAGCCTAACAACTCTGAAGATGTGCCATATCATGAAGCAGCTAAAGAAAGGGCAGGTGATTAAGATGGACGATCAAAGGACCCATATTATTAGCGCGCTTGTACTTCATAAGCCAGGTGTACTCCAGAGAGTTGCAGGACTCTTTACAAGAAGGGGATTTAACATAGAGAGTATCACAGTTGGAACTTCAGAGCAGGAAGAAATTGCTCGAATGACCATAATTGCAAAAGGCGATGGGAAAGTCCTGGAACAGATTACAAAACAGTTGAACAAGATCATAGATGTCATTAAAGTAAGAGATCTGGAGCCAGAAAATACTGTTAAAAGAGAGCTTTGCCTGATTAAAGTTCACTCACCAACAGAAAAAATAAGGGCTGAAGTTGTTCAATATGTAAATATCTTTAGAGGGCGTGTAATAGATGTAAGCCCTGAAACTCTCACCATAGAGATGACAGGGGCATCAGATAAAATTGACGCTCTTATAGACCTTGTAAAAGGTTTCGGAATTAAAGAAATCGCAAGGACAGGCCCTACTGCAATGTCTAGAGGTGTTAAAACTATTTAATATACTCGAAAATTCTATGAATTTTAGGTACCCCAAAAATCATTGATTTTTGAGGGCCCTCGCTTTTATTTTTTTAATATGTACTCATGATAGAACTCATTTTTCTAATTTTTACAGCCGTTGCAATGTTTATAGCAACTAATCTTGATGATCTTTTTGTTTTAATGATATTCTTTTCAAATAAAGAATTTACGGCTAGACAGGTTGTTTTAGGCCAGTACATTGGAGTTATGGCTTTAATTGCAATAAGTGCATTAAGCTACTTTTTAAAGTTAGTTATTCCAGTTAACTGGATCGGACTGCTTGGTATATTACCCATAATTATTGGACTCAAAAATTTAAAGGATTTAAAAGATAACAAGGACGTTTCAGCAAATTATAATATAAATGAAGAAAATAACGGCTTTTTTTTCAAAATTTAGAAATTCAAAATCTTCTTTAGTAGCACTTGTTTCATTTACAAATGGCGGAGATAATATTGGAGTTTATGTCCCATTATTTGCAAGTATAGGCCTGCAGCAGATGCTCGTTGTAATATCAGTATTTATAATAATGATCTTGATATGGTGTTATATCAGCTTTAGTTTGGTAGAAAACAGTATTTTAGGAGATAAAATTAAAAAGTACGGCCACATAATTCTGCCATTTGTCTTAATTTTCCTTGGGATTACTATTTTAGCACGCAGCTTCTAATTTCAGCGTTTAATTTTAAAGGGTAAAATAGGCCATGATAAAATTTATAAATCCACGGCTCAAATATTGTAGTGGCATTAATTTTTTACCCTATTACGGTAAATCATTTAACTCAAAATCATCAGGAGGTTGAGAAAAATCGTAGATTTTCGAAACATTTGGTTTCGTGCTCCAAAAATTCGAAGAATTTTTGAGAGATTTTCGAAACCGCAAAAACCGAGGTTTTTGCAGGTTGAAGAAAAATCTTTTAGATTTTTCTGAACCTCAGAAAATAGTGAAAATATTTTTTGGAGGCATTAAATGAATATACATTACGAAAAAGACGTAGATTTAGACGTTTTAAAAGATAAAACTATAGCAGTTATAGGATATGGTAGCCAGGGAAGGGCACAAGCATTAAACATGTCTGAAAGCGGATTAGATGTTGTTGTCGGACTTAGAAAAGGTGGAGCATCATGGGAAAAAGCAAAAGCTGATGGTCTAACTGTATTAACCATAGAAGAAGCAGCATTAAAAGCAGACGTAATCCACATATTAATCCCTGATGAAATTCAGGAAGCAGTTTATGAAGCAGCAATTGCAGAAGGGTTAGAAGAAGGTAACACCATTTCATTCTCACATGGATACAATATACACTACAACTACATAAAAGCACCTAAAAATGTAAACGTTACAATGGTAGCCCCAAAAGCACCCGGTGCAACTGTTAGAAGAGAATATGAAGAAGGATTTGGAGTTCCAGGACTCGTAGCAGTCGAACAGGACTACACAGGAAATGCAAAAGAAATCGCACTTGCAATGGCCAAAGGATCTGGACTTACAAGAGCAGGAGTACTTGAAACAACTTTCAAAGAAGAAACAGAAACTGATTTATTCGGTGAACAGGCAGTACTCTGTGGAGGAGCAACTGAACTTATAAAAGCAGGTTTCCAAACACTTGTAGATGCTGGATACCAGCCAGAAATTGCATACTTCGAAACATGCCACGAATTAAAACTCATAGTAGACCTTATATACAAACAAGGTTTTGCTGGAATGTGGCACGATGTAAGTAACACCGCAGAATACGGAGGACTTACAAGAAGAGACAGAGTTATAACCGACGAATCAAGGGCTGCTATGAAAGAAATTCTCAAAGAAATCCAGACTGGTAAATTTACCAGGGAATTTGCCCTTGAAAACCAGGCAGGAGCTCCTATGCTCAAAAGAATGAGGGCAATGGAAGACGACCTCCAGATTGAAAAAGTAGGTACAAAACTCAGAAAACTTTGCGGATTACAAAAATAATCCCCTTCTTTTTCTTTTCAAATTTAAAACCAATTTGATATTTTATAATTGCATAAAGGTGAATCCATGGTATTTGTTGGAATGGATCATGGGACTACAGGAGTCTCTTTTACAATTCTTGATAACGAAACTACTCATTTTAAAATCCTGCGGGAAGACTTATCTGCCGGAAAAGTCTCTGCATTAAAAGAACTTTCAAAAAGAGTTGATTTAAACTCAATTGACCTCATGGCAATAACCTATGCTATGGGAGATGCCCTAAAAGCCGTAACCCCCATAGAAAAAGTGAAAAACAGAGGAATTAAATCAATGGAAGGCGCTGGAAAAGTAACAGGCGGCGGAACAGCAGTTTACGATGAAATCGAAAATTCAGGGATTCCAACAGTTGTAATACCTGGAATTCACGATGAAACCACGTGCCTCGATGAACGTTTTAAAGCCGCTTATTCTCATCACGCCAGCTCTGAAAAAGTCAGCATATGTTATAACGCGTTCCTGGAAACGGGATTTAAGAATATGATAGTTTCAGATATCAGTTCCAATACGGTAACAATGCTGATTGAAGACGGAATAATTAAAGGAGCTATGGACGCATGTATAGGTGCTATGGGAACTATTCACGGCCCGCTTGACCTTAAAATGATTAGAGATATCGATGACGACATTAGAACTGCCAATGAATGTTTTTCACGTGCAGGAGCTGTAAAAATAGCTGATGTATATGGAAAGGTAAGTCATGTAAAGGACGAAATTATTAAAAATTATTTAAATGGCGACGGGAAGGCAAAGCTTGCTGTAGATACCATGATTATGACAATAGTAATGGAGATCTACGGACTTGCGGGAATAACAGAAAAAATGGACGGAATTATATTAACTGGCTCTACTGGATCTATGCAGGAACCAATCGATATATTTGGTCCCATTAAAAAACAAGTAGAATGTATTGCACCAGTTGTTAGAATTGGAGAAAGATCCGGTTCTGTTGGAAGCGCTCAGATCGCCAGAGCTGTTTTTGAAGGAGAAAAGGACATTTTAGGTATTCCTGTGGTTAAATAATTTTGTTTATAACTGTATTTTTATTTTATACCCCTTGATTTTTCTTTTTATATCTTATAATTAACCATATAACCAGCAAAACAATAATTACGCCTACAAAGAACCCAACTACCTGTTCTGTTGTAACTGTAGTTGTAGTAGTTGTTACCGTTTGTATCATAATTCACCTCCTTAAATTCATTAATTAAATTTCTTTAGCTTCAATTTTATCCAGTTCTACATCCACTGTATCCCTGAAAATATTGAGTAACATATCTTTTTTATTCCAAAAAACAACGCCTATCAATGCTAAAGCATATAAAACAAATATTGGAACATCTGTTACCGGATTAGGAGTCCCATATGATGTTAATATAGATGGAAGACCTTCAAATCCGCCACTTGCACTATTAACTACTACAGAGACAAAAATATTGTTTGCAATGTGCACTCCCATTGCTGTTTCCAGCCTATTTTCTCCCAAAGTTATTATACCTAATGTTATTCCAATAATAAACACCTGGAGTACTATATCCACACTTGTAATGGTATCTGTACCGTTCCAGAAGTGAAGAGCCGCAAAAATGACAGATGTAACCATTAAAGGGATTATTGGCTTTTTTGTGAGTACCCCTACTGCCTGCATAAGATATCCCCTAAAAAACAGCTCTTCAAAGGATGCTTGGAGTGGGAATACCAGTAAACTCAAAAGCAGGAGGAAAATGAATGTACTTGGATTAAAAGTTACTTTAACACTGCTGGGATCAATTATTAACTCAATTAATGACCCGACTGTTAAAATAGCAAACCATATTCCTGCACCTTTTAATATTCTTACCCAATCTACTCTACAGACCGTGTTAATTATGGATATGAATTTTCTTTTATGGATAAATTCTATGCATAAATAAAGGAGTAAAATCGAAATTGCAGCAGATATACCTGTTAATACAAGCTCAAATAAAGGATTTGAAGCGATTGCATAAGACATGTCTGGAGTATTAGTTGCTAACGCTATTAATCCCAGAATTATGAAGACAGGGATAAAAATTACTGCTGTCACTGCCATAGGTACTGGCCATGTTAAAATAATGGTTAAAATGTATCTCCACCAAGTGTTTTTACTTCCCGATGCATTATCTAAAAATGTTATCCTGGACATGTTGATTACTCCTTATTTAAGATGATACCTTTCAATATTAAATCATTGCTTAAGTATTTCACTACAATATATTCTGCAGCCAGTAATTCACCCAAAATTGCATCTCTAATGTTTATAAGGATCTATAGTAGAAGATTAAATGATATATTTAATAATTTGGGAATTCAAACTTAATAATCAGTTAATAAATATCCTAATATATAAAACTAACTATATTAAGATTGATTTAAGAGTTCTAATTGCTCTAAAAGAGCAATATTGCTCCATAAAAACAAACATAGTACATAGTAAGATATAATGCAAGAACTAGATATTTAAATTAATTTACTAAATTTAAAAGAAATTTACTGGTTTAAAAAAATAAAAATTCAGCCCCCGCCGTAACCAGGGCCGTCTGCATGATCAGAAATCACAGCAGGATTTGCAACGTCAAATTTTCCAGACCTTAACCTATTTTTCTTTTTATAGGACTTTATATAGGCTTCATTATTCTCGATGACCTCAATATAATCACTTCTATAATAAAGGCCGCTGGAATCAAGCTTAATCCATATAGCATCCTCTTTAACTAGAATATCAATTACATTTCCAGTTGTATGCGTCCTTATGTACTTAACCTGCAGATTCCTCTGGATTTGTTTTCCGTTTATATCTAAGATTTCCATCAGATCACGATAGACTATTTAAAAATAAAAAAAATTTTATTTATTCGAGCCAATCTTTCATTAAATGAAGATCAGAGGTACAATCAAGCGATACAGGAGTTATAGTAGGGCATTTATCGTATCTGAGCACATGCACATCAGTACCCTCTTCATCTACTCCTACAGGATCCCCTGCGATCCAGTAATATTCTCTTCCCCTTGGATCAAGTCTTTTTTGAATATGGATAGAATACATTCTCTTTCCAAGCCGCGTTAATTTAATTTTATGGCTTTCTGGGTGTGAAGGGATGTTTAAATTTAAAAGATCAATTCCTTCAGGAAGACCTTTTTTGATGATCATCTTGGAAAGTCTTTTTATAACTTTCTGAGCGAAGCTGAAATCAAGGTCTACATGGCCATCATGAAATTTAATATCATCCCTTGTAACCTGTATAGAAGCAGCTATAGCAGGTACTCCATGAGCAGCGGCCTCCATTGCCGCGCCTATGGTGCCCGAAGTTGTAAGTTCTGCCATACCTAAATTTTCACCAATATTAATACCTGAAATAACTAAATCTGGTTTTTCATCCATTATTTCATACATTCCAAGTATTAAAGAGTCTGTTGGTGTTCCTGAAACTGAATAAGCCCTGCTTCCATCCCGTAAATTAGATGAACTAACTCTCATTGGTTCAAAAAGTGTGAGTGCGTGTCCTATTCCGCTTTGCTGTGTTGCTGGTGCCACGACATAGATATCCCCCAGTTCACGAACAGCATCTTTTGCTGCTACAATCCCCGATGAGTTAACCCCGTCATCATTAGTTATCAAAATTCGCATGATGCACATATCTATATTTCAACATTCAAAAAGGTTACTGGAAGTTAATAAAAATAAATATTATTTATGTCATCAGTTAAAAGTAAATACTACATATTAAATAATGAAAATACGGAAATATAAATCATTTATAAAACAGTGATACATCTAATATAATTGAATATCTCCAATTCAAGGGTGAGGAAGTTGGAAAAAAATAGATTGGTCGATTTTGTAGCTAAAATCATGGAAAAATCTGGATTTAAGGTTCATAAATACTTTAAGACATCAAAACACCTTGTAGATATATACGGAGTTTTACCTACTGTTTTAGGAGATATTAGCGTAGTAGTAGCATGCAAAAATTACGAAGAAAGATGGAAAGTAGGTTTAGATGTGCTTAAAGAGATGGAAATGGTAGCAAAAACCCTCCAGGCATCCAAAGTAATAGTTATAACAACCTCAACTTTTTCAGATAATGCCCTGAGTTATGCAAATGGTAGAAATATCGCACTCATAGATAAAGATGAATTGATGAATATCGCTAAATCACTTTCTAAGAAGAATGTAGAAACTTATCAAAACTATGATGAGGAAGAAGAAAGCGAAGATGAAGAAACCTATGTACTCCCTTCTGATTCTGCAGGTAGTTCCTTCCTAAGTCGAGGTAGACGAGGTTCTCTGACCGGGAAGAAAAGGAATATATCCCATGATGATACATCCGCTAACTTAAAAAAATGGGGTAAAACTTTATTAAGTAACCCAATAGCGCTTATTATAATCGTATTAGCTGTTTCAACACTTATACCTTACCTTATACACATAAATAAGGCACTTTTAGGGATTTTAAGAATTTTTATTGCAGCTGTGCTGTCTTATGGAATAGTAATGGCTGTAGAAAGAGATATAACTGTAACTCTAATAAGGGGAAGTACCGTATTTTTCGTGACCCTGATTATATACATAGCACTGATATTCTTAACATAAATTAACGTGCTAACTCCTCAAAAACTTTCAAATATCATATATTTTTTGTAAGTTCAACTTTTTTGGGACCTTCAAACGCAAAGCGTTTGGGGCATGTGAAAATTGAAAATTTTCACGGTTGAAAATCTTTGATTTCCGAAAGGTTAGAAAAAGCAATCAAAATCTTTGTTTTTGACAGTTTTTCTAACTTTCAGTTTTGCAAACATGGAAAAATTGAAAATTTTTCCGGCCACAAAACTTTTAGTTTTGTAGGCATTAAAAATCAAAGATTTTTAAGAGTTATAACTTAACTAATAATTTCTAAAATCTTTAAAAATAGGAAAATTTTCTAAAATTCTATTTTAATCTTATTTAATAGATGAAGTACTCCTTTTGTTATTTTAAATTTTAAAAATCACTGACCTTTTTAAATATTGATTGAAAAGTAGAATAAATAGTTAACATGCTAAAACTTGAATTTTGATTAATTAATGCTAGAAAAAAATAGTTAGTTATTCTAATGGGCCGGACGAGATTCGAACTCGTGATCACCTCGTTGTAAGCGAGGTATCATACCCCTAGACCACCGGCCCTTTATGCGTATTTTTGACTATTGTCAAGTAACGTATATAAACTTTTTCCAAAAAAACCTTGAGAAATAAACTTCGGAAAATGAAATTTAAGCTTTGTTCCTATATAAACTTTTCCTAAATTAATTCAAATTATCAACTGATTTTTATATTCCTACATTTTATTATATACTATAGATAAATATTGCATAGAAAAATAAATCAAATTTAATAGCCGGAATATGATTTAGGCGTAATACATTGATTTCTTAAAATTAATCAAAGTTTAAAAGAGGGATAACAATGGCTTTTGATGAAACTGGAAAAATATGGTTTAACGGTGAATTCGTTAACTGGAAAGACGCAAACATACATGTTCTATCTCACGTTGTTCACTACGGTTCAAGCGTATTTGAGGGCATAAGATGCTATAACACGAAAAAAGGCTCTGCAGTATTGCGTTTGCGGGAGCACGTTGAAAGGTTGTTTAATTCTGGAAAGATCTACAGGATGGAAATTCCATACACCGTAGATGAAATTTGCGATGCTATAATCGAGACTGTAAAGGTTAATAACTTAAAAGACTGTTATATACGGCCTATTGCATTTAGAGGATACAGGGAATTAGGTGTTTACCCCTTGAACTGCCCTATGGATACTGTAATTGCAGCATGGGAATGGGGAAAATATCTTGGTGATGATGCCATTGAAAATGGTGTAGATATAGGTGTCTCAACATGGAGGCGAATGGCGCCAAACACACTCCCTAATATGGCAAAGGCAGGGGCCAACTATATGAATTCTCAACTGGCAAAGATGGAATCTGTAAGCAACGGCTTCGATGAGGCAATAATGCTCGATTACCATGGAACAGTTAGTGAAGGAAGCGGTGAAAATATATTTTTAGTTAAAGATGGTGAACTGTACACTCCACACGCTTCTTTATCTCTCCTTTCAGGAATTACAAGGGACTCTATAACTAAATTAGCTCAAGACATGGAAATTAAAGTAAATGAGGAAGCAATTCCAAGGGAAATGCTCTACCTTGCAGATGAAATTTTCATGACAGGTACAGCCGCTGAAGTTACCCCTGTCAGATCTGTTGACGGGATAAAAATAGGAAATGGAAAAAGAGGGGAAATCACAGAAAAATTACAGACAAAGTTCTTCAACATCGTTGGAGGTGTTGAGGAAGATGAACACGGCTGGTTAACCTTCATTGATTAGGTTGAAAGTTAAAATTATTAACATGAAACTTACTTCCTTTTTTTAATATTTTTTTTATCTTTTCAAAAATTATTTTTTATAAGTTACAAGTTTGAAGATATAAGTTATAAGTTATAACTTAAAACCTGAGGACTTATACATCCTATTTTTGTCAATTCATTGATTTTAAGTGTTTTTAGCTGTTTTTTAACTAAAAGTTATAAATTTTAAGTTATTTGTTATAAGTTATAACTGATCCAACAATCGTTCATAGTAGCGTGACCCCCTCAATTCAATTACTAGACTTAAATAAAAACTTTATTATTTAAAAATAATATCTAATTAAAGAGGTACTTCCATGCCATATCTTGTATGCGAAAAATGTAGAGAATACTACAGAATAGAAGACTGGGAAACACCCGATGAATATTTAGATAGGTGTGAATGTGGAGGGAAATTACATTTTTATGATTACATTCCTTTAAACAAAGTATATAAATGCTTAAGATGTGGTTTTGAAGGTAGAATGGGTTCTTCAGATCAAGGTTGGTTATTTTGCCCACAATGTCAATTTAAATATTTTTTAAAGGATGAATGTCCCATTTGTGGCTTCAAAGATAAATTATTAAAACAGGAATATCCCAATCTTTTCGGAACAG
This window of the Methanobacterium veterum genome carries:
- a CDS encoding branched-chain amino acid transaminase, translating into MAFDETGKIWFNGEFVNWKDANIHVLSHVVHYGSSVFEGIRCYNTKKGSAVLRLREHVERLFNSGKIYRMEIPYTVDEICDAIIETVKVNNLKDCYIRPIAFRGYRELGVYPLNCPMDTVIAAWEWGKYLGDDAIENGVDIGVSTWRRMAPNTLPNMAKAGANYMNSQLAKMESVSNGFDEAIMLDYHGTVSEGSGENIFLVKDGELYTPHASLSLLSGITRDSITKLAQDMEIKVNEEAIPREMLYLADEIFMTGTAAEVTPVRSVDGIKIGNGKRGEITEKLQTKFFNIVGGVEEDEHGWLTFID